A window of the Candidatus Polarisedimenticolia bacterium genome harbors these coding sequences:
- a CDS encoding 3-hydroxyacyl-CoA dehydrogenase family protein, which translates to MTIRTVGVLGAGLMGSGIAQVSAQAGYPTTVLEISQDLVDRGLKRIEGFLRSGVEKGKIAPEVQAKTLALLKGATRMEDLADCDLIVEAVSENLEVKRQTFSRLDKICKPKAIFASNTSSLSITEMMGATSRPDRFMGLHFFNPVPLMKLVEVVRTVVTGEEVEATALAFVRSLGKTPIRTSDRTGFVVNRLLVPFLLDAIRALESGVGTIEEIDAGMKLGCGHPMGPFTLLDFVGLDTTYSIAGIMFDEFKESRFAAPPLLKRMVLAGMHGRKSGKGFYDYAKEPPVPQNHLAS; encoded by the coding sequence ATGACAATCCGCACCGTGGGAGTCCTGGGCGCCGGTCTGATGGGATCGGGAATCGCCCAGGTTTCGGCGCAGGCCGGATACCCGACGACGGTCCTGGAGATTTCCCAGGATCTGGTGGACCGAGGGCTCAAGCGGATCGAGGGGTTCCTCCGGAGCGGCGTCGAAAAGGGGAAGATCGCCCCCGAGGTCCAGGCGAAGACGCTGGCGCTTTTGAAGGGCGCCACGCGGATGGAGGATCTCGCCGACTGCGATTTGATCGTCGAGGCCGTCAGCGAGAACCTGGAGGTCAAGCGCCAGACTTTTTCCCGCCTGGACAAAATCTGCAAGCCCAAGGCGATCTTCGCGAGCAACACCTCCTCCCTTTCGATCACCGAAATGATGGGCGCCACCTCGAGGCCGGACCGTTTCATGGGCCTCCATTTCTTCAATCCGGTCCCCTTGATGAAGCTGGTCGAGGTAGTGCGCACCGTGGTGACCGGCGAGGAGGTCGAAGCCACCGCGCTCGCCTTCGTGCGGTCGCTCGGCAAGACCCCTATCCGGACGTCGGACCGAACCGGCTTCGTCGTCAACCGCCTGCTCGTGCCTTTCCTGCTGGACGCGATCCGGGCGCTCGAATCGGGAGTCGGGACGATCGAGGAGATCGACGCCGGGATGAAGCTGGGGTGCGGCCATCCGATGGGACCCTTCACGCTGCTCGACTTCGTCGGGTTGGACACCACTTACTCGATCGCGGGAATCATGTTCGACGAGTTCAAGGAGAGCCGCTTCGCCGCGCCGCCGCTGCTCAAGCGCATGGTCCTGGCCGGCATGCACGGAAGAAAATCCGGAAAGGGTTTCTACGACTACGCCAAGGAGCCGCCCGTCCCCCAGAACCATCTGGCGTCGTGA
- a CDS encoding enoyl-CoA hydratase-related protein: protein MSYQNLVVQVQDRIGRITVNRPEKLNALNRATLEEIDAAFAAMGSDPAVGAILLTGAGAKAFIAGADINELARQTPVEGREYTLFGQGVLNRIESLGKPVLAAVNGYALGGGCEIALACTLRFASSAARFGQPEVNLGIIPGYGGTQRLARLIGRGRAQEMILTGEMIDAAEAHRIGLVNAVVAPEELIPRTESVARTILSKGPLAVRYALDAVHRGLDMPAREGLAYEAALFSVLCASEDMKEGTKAFLEKRKAEFRGR from the coding sequence ATGAGCTACCAAAACCTTGTGGTGCAAGTTCAGGATCGGATCGGCCGGATCACGGTGAACCGTCCCGAGAAGCTCAACGCGCTGAACCGGGCCACGCTCGAGGAGATCGACGCCGCGTTCGCGGCCATGGGCTCGGATCCGGCGGTTGGGGCGATCCTTCTGACCGGAGCGGGGGCGAAAGCCTTCATCGCCGGCGCCGACATCAACGAGCTGGCCCGGCAAACCCCCGTGGAGGGGCGCGAGTACACGCTGTTCGGACAGGGCGTCCTGAACCGCATCGAGTCGCTCGGCAAGCCGGTCCTGGCGGCGGTGAACGGGTACGCGCTGGGAGGCGGCTGCGAAATCGCCTTGGCCTGCACGCTCCGTTTCGCGTCAAGCGCCGCCCGCTTCGGCCAGCCCGAGGTGAATCTCGGGATCATCCCCGGGTACGGCGGAACCCAGCGTCTGGCCCGGCTGATCGGCCGGGGCAGGGCGCAGGAGATGATCCTGACCGGAGAGATGATCGATGCCGCGGAAGCGCACCGGATCGGGCTCGTCAACGCGGTCGTGGCGCCGGAGGAACTGATCCCGCGGACCGAGTCGGTCGCCCGGACGATCCTGTCGAAAGGGCCTCTCGCGGTCCGCTACGCGCTCGACGCCGTGCACCGGGGGCTCGACATGCCGGCGCGCGAAGGGCTGGCCTACGAGGCGGCCCTTTTCAGCGTGCTCTGCGCCTCGGAAGACATGAAGGAGGGGACGAAAGCGTTCCTGGAGAAGCGCAAAGCGGAGTTTCGGGGACGCTGA